In one Balaenoptera ricei isolate mBalRic1 chromosome 20, mBalRic1.hap2, whole genome shotgun sequence genomic region, the following are encoded:
- the LOC132354937 gene encoding disintegrin and metalloproteinase domain-containing protein 21-like: MSLSKAPRLAEGQVTLGAAVLLLGLWAVLAPVQCSQGRPSWRYISSELVIPRKELHRGKGVQTPGWLSYSLHFGGQRHVIHMRRKKLFWPGHLLLMTQDDQGALQMDYPFVPSDCYYLGYLEEIPFSMVTVDTCYGGLEGIMKLDDLAYEIKPLKDSERFEHVVSQIVADASATGPAYGPGHKEVRHPLFPEADVSVAPRSGARVFAAHKGIMKGFVQYSNSMYHVYNNVSKCVETLVHMCSIVDSFQQGLAVRFYLVAVVLFNERDPTVMNDYRVPGGAYARYHANNFRLVTETTSSLIVIRDGPRPGQFEPETYTMCTTDRSLLFVGYLGRHYLILAIVSTQLIGRSFGLWYDGDNCYCMRRSTCLMAKYPALTDAFSDCSIGHWWNIVGLRGSCIFNTTVSYFNESLIKMRCGNYIVEDWEQCDCGSFKQCYSNKCCEYDCMLEEGATCNEGLCCTNCTYSEPGTLCRPIQNPCDLPEYCFGTTSQCPEDFYMQDGTPCTEEGYCYHGNCTDRTMHCREIFGRHAINAHDVCYTINRKANRFGHCTRNDRVLNYAACGEEDIKCGRLQCSNVTHVPRLQEHVSFHQSKISGVWCWGVGSHYSPETTDVGHVRSGTPCAPERFCLNSACNARIDAITYDCPPKKCNHRGICNNRRNCHCHVGWEPPLCLKRGPGGSMDSGPSSRRIRSVKTSQASILYLKLVFGRIYTFIAALLFGVATNVKNVKTSRVKEVIVGDK, translated from the coding sequence ATGTCCCTGAGCAAGGCCCCAAGGCTGGCAGAGGGCCAGGTCACCCTGGGGGCAGCTGTCTTGCTGCTTGGACTCTGGGCAGTACTGGCTCCAGTCCAGTGCTCTCAAGGCCGCCCTTCATGGCGCTACATCTCTTCGGAGTTGGTGATACCCAGGAAGGAGTTGCACCGAGGCAAGGGTGTTCAGACGCCAGGCTGGCTCTCCTACAGCCTGCATTTTGGGGGCCAGAGGCACGTTATCCACATGCGGCGCAAGAAGTTATTTTGGCCCGGACACCTGCTGCTGATGACTCAGGATGACCAAGGAGCCTTGCAGATGGACTACCCCTTCGTCCCTTCAGATTGTTACTACCTTGGCTACCTGGAGGAGATTCCTTTTTCCATGGTCACCGTGGACACGTGCTATGGGGGTCTTGAAGGTATTATGAAGTTGGATGACCTTGCATATGAAATCAAACCCCTCAAGGATTCGGAAAGGTTTGAACATGTGGTTTCTCAGATAGTGGCAGATGCCAGTGCAACAGGACCTGCATATGGACCGGGACACAAGGAGGTTAGACACCCACTGTTCCCTGAAGCAGATGTCAGTGTAGCCCCCAGGAGTGGTGCTAGGGTGTTTGCAGCACATAAGGGAATTATGAAAGGATTTGTTCAATATTCTAATTCAATGTATCATGTATACAACAATGTGTCTAAGTGTGTAGAAACCCTGGTACACATGTGTAGTATAGTGGACTCCTTTCAACAAGGTCTTGCTGTAAGGTTCTATCTAGTTGCAGTGGTACTATTTAATGAAAGAGATCCAACTGTCATGAATGACTATAGAGTACCAGGTGGTGCATATGCTCGTTATCATGCAAACAATTTCAGACTAGTTACAGAAACCACCTCATCCTTGATAGTAATTCGTGATGGACCACGACCAGGTCAATTTGAGCCAGAGACCTATACTATGTGTACAACTGATCGTAGTCTACTCTTCGTTGGTTATCTAGGCAGACATTATTTAATATTAGCTATTGTATCAACCCAACTCATTGGGAGAAGCTTTGGTCTGTGGTATGATGGTGATAACTGCTATTGCATGAGAAGGAGCACCTGCCTTATGGCAAAATACCCAGCCTTGACAGATGCCTTCAGTGACTGTTCCATTGGGCATTGGTGGAACATAGTAGGACTACGGGGCAGTTGTATATTTAACACAACGGTGAGCTATTTTAATGAAAGCCTGATAAAGATGCGTTGTGGAAACTATATAGTGGAGGATTGGGAGCAATGTGACTGTGGCTCCTTTAAGCAGTGTTACAGCAACAAATGCTGTGAGTATGACTGCATGTTGGAGGAAGGGGCTACTTGTAATGAAGGACTATGCTGTACAAACTGTACCTACTCTGAACCTGGGACACTCTGCAGACCAATCCAGAATCCATGTGATCTTCCAGAGTACTGTTTTGGAACAACCAGTCAATGCCCAGAAGATTTTTATATGCAGGATGGAACGCCCTGTACTGAAGAAGGCTACTGCTATCATGGAAACTGCACTGACCGCACAATGCACTGCAGAGAAATCTTTGGAAGACATGCTATTAACGCTCATGACGTCTGCTATACAATAAATAGAAAAGCCAATCGATTTGGACACTGTACAAGAAATGATAGGGTGTTGAACTATGCTGCTTGTGGAGAAGAAGACATAAAATGTGGAAGGCTGCAGTGTAGCAATGTCACTCATGTTCCCCGGTTGCAGGAACATGTTTCATTCCATCAGTCAAAGATCTCAGGGGTCTGGTGTTGGGGAGTAGGCAGTCACTATTCCCCAGAAACAACTGATGTTGGTCATGTGAGAAGTGGTACCCCCTGCGCTCCTGAGAGGTTCTGTCTCAATAGCGCCTGCAATGCTCGTATAGATGCAATAACTTATGACTGTCCCCCTAAGAAATGCAATCATAGAGGAATTTGCAACAATAGAAGGAATTGCCATTGCCATGTAGGCTGGGAGCCTCCACTGTGCTTAAAGAGAGGTCCTGGAGGGAGCATGGACAGCGGACCCAGTTCAAGAAGAATTCGCTCAGTAAAAACAAGCCAAGCATCGATCCTATATTTGAAACTGGTCTTTGGTCGCATTTATACCTTCATAGCTGCACTCCTCTTTGGTGTGGCCACCAATGTTAAAAATGTCAAGACCTCCAGAGTTAAGGAAGTGATAGTAGgtgataaataa